The genomic DNA TGGCGCAAGCAGTACTCCCTTGCAGGGGTCTACCTCGACCGGGTCGGTGCCTATCTGACCGACGCCGCCGTGCTCGTCGGCTTCGGGCTGCGCGCCGCCGACCTGTGGGGCAGCGGCCGCATCGACTGGCTGTGGGCCTTCCTCGGGACGCTGGCCGCGCTCGGCGCGATCCTGATCAAGGCAGAGACCGACCTGGTCGGGGTGGCCCGCCACCAGACCGGCAAGGCCCCGGTCCAGGAGTCCGCGGCCGAGATGCGCTCCTCCGGGATGGCGCTGGCCCGCCGGGCCGCCGCCGCCTTCAAGTTCCACCGGCTGATCCTCGGCATCGAGGCGTCGCTGCTGATCCTGGTCCTCGCGATCGTGGACCAGATGCGCGGCGATCTGTTCTACTCGCGGCTCGGCGTCGCCGTACTGGCCGGCATCGCGCTGCTCCAGACCCTGCTGCACCTGGTGTCGATCCTCGCGTCGAGCAGGCTGAAGTGAACGGCATGAAGGTCGGCGCGGTGATCATCACCATGGGCAACCGCCCCGACGAACTGCGGGCGCTGCTCGACTCGGTCGCCAAGCAGGACGGCGACCGGGTCGAGGCGGTCGTGGTCGGCAACGGCTCGCCCGTGCCGGACGTCCCCGAGGGCGTCCGGACCGTGGAACTGCCCGAGAACCTGGGCATCCCCGGCGGCCGCAACGTCGGCCTGGACGCCTTCGGCCCCTCCGGTCGCGATGTCGACATAGTGATGTTCCTCGACGACGACGGGCTCCTCGCCCAGCACGACACCGCCGAGCTGTGCCGGCAGGCCTTCGCCGCCGACCCCGAACTCGGCATCATCAGCTTCCGCATCGCCGACCCGGAGACCGGCGTCACCCAGCGCCGCCATGTCCCGCGCCTGCGCGCCTCGGACCCGATGCGCTCCTCCCGGGTCACCACCTTCCTCGGCGGCGCCAACGCCGTCCGCACGAAGGTCTTCGCCGAGGTCGGCGGACTCCCGGACGAGTTCTTCTACGCCCATGAGGAGACCGACCTCGCCTGGCGGGCCCTGGACGCGGGCTGGATGATCGACTACCGGTCGGACATGGTGCTGTACCACCCC from Streptomyces sp. NBC_01478 includes the following:
- a CDS encoding glycosyltransferase family 2 protein, whose amino-acid sequence is MKVGAVIITMGNRPDELRALLDSVAKQDGDRVEAVVVGNGSPVPDVPEGVRTVELPENLGIPGGRNVGLDAFGPSGRDVDIVMFLDDDGLLAQHDTAELCRQAFAADPELGIISFRIADPETGVTQRRHVPRLRASDPMRSSRVTTFLGGANAVRTKVFAEVGGLPDEFFYAHEETDLAWRALDAGWMIDYRSDMVLYHPTTAPSRHAVYHRMVARNRVWLARRNLPAPLVPVYLGVWLLLTLLRRPSRPALQAWFGGFKEGWTTPCGPRRPIRWRTVWRLTRLGRPPVI
- a CDS encoding CDP-alcohol phosphatidyltransferase family protein, giving the protein MSRPSVAELRPVVHPAGVKDRRSGEHWMGRLYMREVSLRVDRYLVNTRVSPNQLTYLMTVFGVLAAPALLVPGITGAVLGVVCVQMYLLLDCVDGEIARWRKQYSLAGVYLDRVGAYLTDAAVLVGFGLRAADLWGSGRIDWLWAFLGTLAALGAILIKAETDLVGVARHQTGKAPVQESAAEMRSSGMALARRAAAAFKFHRLILGIEASLLILVLAIVDQMRGDLFYSRLGVAVLAGIALLQTLLHLVSILASSRLK